A single region of the Penaeus vannamei isolate JL-2024 chromosome 23, ASM4276789v1, whole genome shotgun sequence genome encodes:
- the LOC113818336 gene encoding ATP-binding cassette sub-family F member 2 yields MPSDAKKKRDQKKKEAAKAKASGKKVEPKEDKKPQVNGSANNSKKNSRETTPMTNGNSEAENLSAEELLCRRLEEDMKIAAQARSCTGVLGIHSRARDVKIDNFSITFHGSEMLQDTKLELNCGRRYGLIGENGCGKSTLLATIANREVPIQDHLDIFHLVREMPASDKTALQCVMEVDEERIRLEALAEELAMSGDDESQEQLMDVYDRLDEIGADTAQAKAAYILHGLGFTHAMMEKACKDFSGGWRMRIALARALFVKPHILLLDEPTNHLDLDACVWLEEELSKYKRILVIISHSQDFLNGVCTNVIHMEKKKLKYYGGNYDAFVRTRVEQLENQMKQYQWEQDQIAHMKNYIARFGHGSAKLARQAQSKEKTLAKMVAGGLTEKVSRDRTLTFYFPECGTIPPPVIMVQDVSFRYKESTPYIYKNLEFGIDLDTRLALVGPNGAGKSTLLKLLYGDLTPTQGMIRKNSHLRIARYHQHLHELLDLDLSPIDYMMTQFPELKERDEVRKIIGRYGLTGKQQVSPIRQLSDGQRCRVVFAWLSHQNPHLLLLDEPTNHLDMETIDSLADAINDFDGGMVLVSHDFRLISQVAEEIWICEKETVTKWEGDILSYKEMLKKKVLKDNEKRRKMF; encoded by the exons ATGCCGTCCGATGCCAAGAAAAAGCGAgatcagaagaagaaggaagcagcCAAGGCCAAGGCAAGCGGCAAGAAAGTAGAACCCAAGGAGGAcaagaag ccCCAAGTCAATGGATCTGCAAACAACTCCAAGAAAAATTCCAGAGAAACCACACCCATGACAAATGGCAACTCTGAGGCAGAGAACCTAAGCGCAGAAG AACTGCTTTGTCGCCGTCTTGAAGAAGACATGAAGATTGCTGCTCAAGCACGATCATGCACTGGTGTCCTGGGTATCCACTCACGTGCTCGGGATGTTAAGATTGACAACTTTTCCATCACTTTCCATGGTTCAGAGATGCTGCAGGACACCAAACTTGAGTTGAATTGTGGACGAAG atacgGACTAATTGGAGAAAATGGTTGTGGCAAGTCCACTCTGCTAGCAACAATAGCAAATAGGGAGGTGCCTATTCAAGACCACCTTGATATCTTCCACTTAGTTAGAGAAATGCCAGCATCAGATAAGACTGCACTTCAGTGTGTTATGGAGGTTGATGAAGAGAGAATACGCTTGGAGGCTTTAGCTGAAGAGTTGGCAATGAGTGGAGATGACG AGTCTCAGGAACAACTCATGGATGTCTATGACCGTTTGGATGAAATTGGAGCCGATACAGCCCAGGCAAAGGCTGCCTATATTCTTCATGGTCTTGGCTTTACCCATGCTATGATGGAGAAGGCTTGCAAAGATTTCTCTGGAGGATGGCGAATGAGAATTGCTCTTGCTCGTGCTCTGTTCGTCAAGCCACACATTTTGCTCCTTGATGAACCTACCAATCACCTGGATTTAGATGCCTGTGTGTGGCTGGAAGAGGAGTTGTCAAAATATAAGCGTATTTTGGTCATCATCTCTCACTCACAG GATTTCTTGAATGGTGTTTGCACAAATGTTATCCACATGGAGAAAAAGAAGCTGAAGTACTATGGTGGTAACTACGATGCCTTTGTACGAACAAGAGTTGAACAACTTGAGAATCAAATGAAACAGTATCAATGGGAGCAGGACCAGATTGCTCATATGAAG AACTACATTGCGAGATTCGGTCACGGTTCGGCTAAGCTTGCACGTCAGGCACAGTCCAAGGAAAAGACCCTGGCTAAGATGGTCGCAGGTGGTCTAACAGAGAAGGTTTCCAGAGACAGGACACTTACCTTCTACTTCCCAGAGTGTGGGACAATTCCCCCTCCA GTGATCATGGTACAGGACGTCAGTTTCCGCTACAAGGAGAGCACACCATACATTTACAAGAATCTAGAATTTGGTATTGATTTGGACACAAGGCTTGCCTTGGTAGGGCCAAATGGTGCAGGAAAGTCAACCCTCCTAAAACTTCTTTATGGAGATCTTACCCCGACTCAAGGCATGATCCGTAAAAATTCCCACTTGAGAATTGCTCGTTATCATCAGCATCTCCATGAACTTCTCGACCTTGATCTTTCTCCAATTGATTACATGATGACTCAGTTCCCAGAGCTGAAGGAACGTGATGAA GTACGAAAGATTATCGGGCGCTATGGATTAACTGGGAAGCAGCAAGTATCACCCATTCGGCAGTTGAGTGACGGACAGCGTTGTCGAGTAGTGTTTGCATGGTTGTCTCATCAAAACCCCCACTTGCTCCTACTTGACGAACCTACAAATCACTTGGATATGGAAACCATTGATTCTTTGGCAGATGCGATTAACGACTTTGATGGAGGCATGGTCTTAGTTTCTCACGACTTCAGGCTGATTTCTCAG gTAGCAGAGGAGATCTGGATTTGTGAGAAGGAGACTGTTACCAAGTGGGAAGGAGACATTTTGTCATACAAGGAAATGCTGAAGAAGAAGGTTCtaaaggataatgaaaagagaaggaaaatgttcTAA